A single Trichocoleus sp. FACHB-46 DNA region contains:
- the glyQ gene encoding glycine--tRNA ligase subunit alpha, with product MNFQSVIATLHQFWSDRGCLIVQPYDTEKGAGTKSPHTFLRAIGPEPWSVAYVEPCRRPGDGRYGENPNRVQHYYQYQVLIKPSPDSIQEIYLDSLRALGIHPEEHDIRFVEDNWEDAAVGAWGVGWEVWLDGMEVTQFTYFQQCGGIDCRPVSVEITYGLERLTMYLQGVNSIFDIRWNDELTYGDVHLQGEVENSTYNFEASNPELLFTLFELYAQEAERLMQQELVLPAFDYVLKCSHTFNLLDSRGVISVTERTRYILKIRNLARQVAQLYLKQREALGFPLLEFQKTKVSSL from the coding sequence GTGAATTTTCAGTCGGTTATTGCTACTCTGCATCAGTTTTGGAGCGATCGCGGTTGCTTGATCGTCCAGCCCTACGACACAGAAAAAGGCGCTGGAACTAAAAGCCCGCATACCTTTTTGCGGGCTATTGGACCAGAGCCTTGGTCAGTTGCTTATGTTGAGCCCTGTCGTCGGCCTGGAGATGGGCGCTATGGAGAAAATCCAAATCGAGTGCAGCATTATTATCAGTATCAAGTGCTGATTAAACCCTCGCCAGACAGCATTCAAGAAATCTATCTAGATTCTTTAAGAGCGTTAGGTATTCATCCAGAGGAGCATGACATCCGTTTTGTAGAGGATAACTGGGAAGATGCAGCAGTTGGAGCCTGGGGTGTTGGCTGGGAAGTCTGGCTAGATGGCATGGAGGTGACACAGTTTACTTACTTTCAGCAGTGCGGTGGTATTGATTGCCGCCCTGTTTCCGTTGAGATTACTTATGGTTTAGAACGATTAACGATGTACCTTCAAGGGGTAAACTCAATTTTCGACATTCGTTGGAATGATGAGCTGACCTATGGAGATGTACACCTCCAAGGAGAGGTTGAGAACTCGACTTACAACTTCGAGGCTTCAAACCCAGAACTACTGTTCACGCTGTTTGAGTTGTATGCGCAGGAAGCAGAACGACTAATGCAGCAGGAGCTAGTTTTGCCTGCATTCGATTACGTCTTGAAGTGTTCTCACACATTCAATTTATTGGATTCTAGGGGAGTTATTTCTGTTACTGAACGTACGCGGTATATCCTAAAGATTCGCAATTTGGCACGGCAGGTAGCTCAGCTTTATTTAAAGCAGCGAGAGGCATTGGGATTTCCGCTACTAGAATTTCAAAAGACTAAAGTGTCTTCACTCTAA
- a CDS encoding DUF4079 domain-containing protein, with amino-acid sequence MSGLSEFLEPIAAWFRSLGIPEPVVHWGHPAMMGIVVVAMGSAVGITGWRSRLATDFTIADQSRNAHPKIAGWMFLFMALGFTGGVLSLVMQQQPVLESPHFWTGLVVLSLLAFNGVIALAGFGGNKSLRTVHALLGSIALLLMLVHAGLGLKLGLSI; translated from the coding sequence ATGTCGGGATTGAGCGAATTCCTGGAACCAATTGCTGCTTGGTTCCGCAGTCTGGGTATTCCTGAGCCCGTTGTGCATTGGGGGCATCCTGCCATGATGGGCATCGTAGTTGTTGCCATGGGTAGTGCTGTTGGCATCACCGGATGGCGCAGCCGACTAGCAACTGATTTTACGATCGCAGACCAAAGCCGCAATGCACATCCTAAGATTGCTGGTTGGATGTTTTTGTTTATGGCTTTGGGTTTTACGGGTGGTGTTCTATCACTAGTGATGCAACAGCAGCCAGTTCTTGAAAGCCCTCACTTTTGGACGGGCTTGGTGGTGTTGAGCTTGTTAGCTTTTAACGGTGTAATTGCTCTCGCAGGTTTTGGTGGTAACAAATCACTGCGTACAGTTCACGCTTTGCTAGGGAGCATTGCCTTGTTGCTGATGCTGGTTCATGCGGGGTTAGGTTTGAAGTTAGGGTTATCAATCTAG
- a CDS encoding ComEC/Rec2 family competence protein, which translates to MTLAGIILCFAYILGLLITTIPGGGYLLLGLGIVAALLARQRFAIPPAIARSLRLPESWQLKWNPKVCIAAGLVGLLASLYFQARTPYPAANDVSKLISSSSVNSEQIVTVQGKVIGSPRLTRSGRSQFWMKATQVSQVIVPAQVANSNQAVSGNLYVTLPLLQGTGLRSGQAIAVTGKLYEPKPAQNPGEFDFRAYLAQEGGFAGLSGRQISLTPGTPIPQWGWWAIRQKIIQTQVRWLGSPEGPLVSSMVLGSRAVDLPYDIKDQFAKIGLAHALAASGFQTSLILGLVLVLTRRFPARMQIISGTGALAIFVGLAGLQPAVLRAALMGFAALVALGTQRKIKPLGSLLVAATFLLLWNPLWIWDLGFQLSLLATLGLLVTVPPVIKRLDWLPPAIATLIAVPIAAYLWTLPLQLYAFGLVSPYSIVVNFLTTPLISIISIGGVVSALAALVWPLAGSAIAWLLYYPTHGLIAIVDFFSRLPGNSIAVGTISTLQLAVLYGLICLAWLQTWWQRRWWAAGLIAVGLIVLPVWYSYTTLFRATVLATSGEPILVVQDQSRVGLVNSGNEAIASLTVLPFLQKQGINQVDWAVATDTQHNHQGWSQIVDQLPIKAFYTSAASKVRASDRPPAIASDQKAVPLPSLAAQKHYQLLASGQTIQIGSTAVQPVSTDLAVWAFKLYDQPWIWLSHLKSSEQNALVESGQLAPAQVLWWTGEPLTNSLLKAIQPQIAIASATSIDPDTLAQLRQKKIEVYWTGRDGALQWQPNQGLTRTLESTENEVPLL; encoded by the coding sequence ATGACCCTAGCGGGTATTATTCTATGTTTTGCTTACATTCTGGGATTGTTGATAACTACAATCCCAGGCGGCGGTTATTTATTGCTGGGGCTGGGCATTGTAGCAGCCTTGCTAGCTCGCCAACGTTTTGCTATTCCGCCCGCGATCGCCCGTTCGTTACGTTTACCAGAAAGTTGGCAACTAAAATGGAATCCTAAAGTTTGTATAGCTGCTGGATTGGTGGGGCTTTTAGCCAGCCTATACTTTCAAGCCCGTACACCCTATCCAGCGGCAAACGATGTCAGCAAACTGATTAGCTCCTCATCGGTTAATTCAGAGCAGATTGTGACTGTTCAAGGAAAGGTCATCGGCTCACCGCGCCTGACTCGGAGTGGGCGATCGCAGTTTTGGATGAAAGCAACCCAGGTCAGTCAGGTAATTGTTCCAGCACAAGTAGCTAACTCCAACCAAGCGGTTAGTGGCAACCTGTATGTAACGCTGCCTTTGTTACAGGGAACAGGTCTGCGATCCGGACAAGCGATCGCAGTTACAGGTAAGTTATACGAGCCGAAGCCTGCTCAAAATCCAGGAGAGTTTGACTTTCGTGCCTATCTGGCGCAAGAAGGGGGATTTGCCGGTCTCAGCGGTCGTCAAATTAGTTTGACACCAGGGACGCCCATTCCTCAGTGGGGCTGGTGGGCGATTCGTCAAAAAATCATTCAAACACAGGTACGCTGGCTAGGCAGTCCTGAAGGACCGCTAGTTAGTTCTATGGTGCTGGGCAGTCGTGCAGTTGATTTGCCTTATGACATCAAAGATCAGTTCGCCAAAATCGGTTTGGCCCATGCGCTAGCGGCTTCAGGATTCCAAACTTCGCTCATTTTAGGATTAGTTCTAGTCTTAACTCGGCGCTTTCCAGCGCGGATGCAAATAATTTCTGGGACAGGGGCGCTAGCTATATTTGTAGGTTTAGCAGGTTTACAACCCGCTGTGCTGCGAGCAGCTTTGATGGGATTTGCAGCTCTGGTTGCTTTAGGAACCCAAAGAAAAATCAAGCCTTTAGGTTCTTTATTGGTTGCAGCGACGTTTCTACTGTTATGGAACCCGCTGTGGATTTGGGACTTAGGGTTTCAATTAAGCCTGTTAGCCACCTTAGGTTTATTGGTCACTGTCCCGCCTGTGATTAAGCGGCTAGATTGGCTCCCTCCTGCGATCGCAACTTTAATTGCGGTGCCAATTGCTGCTTATTTATGGACTTTACCTTTGCAACTTTATGCTTTTGGGTTGGTTTCTCCCTACAGCATTGTGGTGAATTTTCTAACGACTCCATTGATTTCAATTATTAGTATTGGTGGCGTTGTTAGTGCCTTAGCTGCCTTGGTTTGGCCTTTAGCCGGAAGTGCGATCGCTTGGTTGCTTTACTACCCTACTCATGGGCTGATCGCCATTGTCGATTTCTTTAGTCGATTACCGGGTAATTCCATTGCGGTAGGAACTATTTCTACGTTGCAACTCGCCGTTTTGTATGGCCTGATTTGTCTTGCTTGGCTACAGACCTGGTGGCAGCGGCGCTGGTGGGCAGCAGGTCTGATTGCTGTTGGCTTAATTGTGCTACCCGTCTGGTATAGCTACACAACCTTGTTTCGGGCAACTGTCCTAGCGACATCTGGAGAACCCATCTTAGTAGTTCAAGACCAAAGTCGCGTTGGCTTGGTGAACAGTGGCAACGAAGCGATCGCTAGTTTAACAGTGTTGCCATTCCTGCAAAAGCAAGGAATTAATCAAGTCGATTGGGCTGTGGCTACAGACACTCAGCATAATCATCAAGGCTGGTCTCAAATTGTAGATCAGCTGCCAATTAAAGCTTTTTATACAAGCGCCGCCTCTAAAGTTAGGGCTAGCGATCGCCCACCTGCCATAGCGTCTGACCAGAAGGCTGTGCCTCTCCCTAGCCTAGCTGCCCAAAAGCATTACCAGCTCTTAGCTTCAGGTCAAACAATTCAAATTGGTTCTACTGCTGTACAACCTGTCAGTACTGATTTAGCTGTCTGGGCCTTTAAGCTGTACGACCAGCCGTGGATCTGGCTAAGCCATCTCAAGAGCAGTGAACAGAACGCTTTGGTAGAGTCAGGCCAATTAGCTCCAGCACAGGTACTTTGGTGGACTGGCGAACCCTTAACAAATAGCTTATTAAAAGCGATTCAGCCGCAAATCGCGATCGCCTCTGCTACCTCCATTGATCCAGATACGTTGGCCCAGCTCCGCCAGAAGAAGATTGAGGTTTACTGGACTGGGCGAGATGGAGCTTTGCAGTGGCAACCGAATCAAGGCTTAACTAGGACTCTAGAATCTACAGAAAACGAGGTTCCTCTACTGTAG
- a CDS encoding class I SAM-dependent methyltransferase encodes MRFYSQVIFPRLLDWGMSHPALAQYRQELLAEVEGEVLEIGFGTGLNLQYYPCQIQKITTVDVNPGVSALAQKRIQSTAIAVDHRLLNGENLPMADNTFDSVVSTWTLCSIAKVDQALQEIHRVLKPSGKFFFVEHGLSEDPQVQVWQNRLTPLQKVIGDGCHLNRQIQQLVEANHFEILKLDKFYVTTLPKIGGYMYKGVAIKG; translated from the coding sequence ATGCGGTTTTACTCACAAGTGATTTTTCCACGACTCCTCGATTGGGGTATGTCTCACCCCGCTTTGGCGCAGTATCGGCAAGAACTATTGGCTGAAGTAGAAGGAGAAGTTTTAGAAATCGGCTTTGGCACTGGATTAAATCTGCAATACTATCCCTGCCAAATTCAGAAAATTACAACGGTGGATGTGAATCCAGGTGTTAGTGCTTTGGCGCAAAAACGTATTCAATCTACGGCGATTGCCGTAGATCATCGCCTATTAAATGGTGAGAATTTGCCAATGGCGGATAATACGTTTGACAGTGTGGTGAGTACCTGGACTTTATGCAGCATTGCCAAAGTGGATCAAGCTTTGCAGGAGATTCATCGGGTGCTCAAGCCATCGGGCAAGTTTTTCTTTGTTGAGCATGGATTGAGCGAAGACCCCCAAGTTCAGGTCTGGCAAAATCGCCTTACGCCTCTACAAAAAGTGATTGGAGATGGTTGTCACCTCAATCGCCAGATTCAGCAGTTGGTTGAAGCGAACCACTTCGAAATCTTGAAATTAGACAAGTTTTACGTCACTACTCTTCCTAAAATAGGCGGTTACATGTACAAGGGAGTCGCCATCAAAGGATAA
- a CDS encoding mercuric reductase: MSQPSVESVKVLPMDEYNEALVNQVRPDHWTNPQPAACYNLVVIGGGTAGLVTAAGAAGLGAKVALVEKHLLGGDCLNVGCVPSKCMIRSARAVADLKAAGQHGIQIPENLEVDFATVMERLRRVRAEISYHDSAQRFQQLGVDVFYGTAKFTSSNTAEVAGQTLRFKQAVIATGTRAVEPAIPGLAEAGYLTNETVFRLTQRPQRLAVVGGGPIGCELAQAFQRLGSEVVVLHKNDHLLDREDADAAEIIQQTFINEGIQLLLSAQIQRVEVSSAGKVIYYESNGQPDSIVVDEILVGAGRVPRVEGLDLERVGVKYDKTQGVWVNDRLQTTNPRIYAAGDICMDWKFTHAADAAARIVIQNALFLGRKKLSSLTMPWVTYTDPEVAHVGLYEPQAEAQGINLDTYLVPLEEIDRAIVDGETAGFAKIHVKQGTDKIVGATIVARHAGEMISEVTLAMVGNLGLGAIANTIHPYPTQAEVIRKAADAYNRARLTPTIKKLFSTWLAWRRS; the protein is encoded by the coding sequence ATGTCTCAGCCAAGCGTTGAGTCGGTAAAAGTGCTACCGATGGATGAGTATAACGAAGCTTTAGTGAATCAGGTACGGCCTGACCATTGGACTAATCCGCAACCGGCTGCTTGCTACAACTTAGTGGTCATTGGGGGAGGAACGGCAGGGCTAGTGACAGCCGCTGGAGCGGCAGGCTTAGGAGCAAAAGTTGCACTGGTAGAAAAGCACTTGTTGGGGGGCGATTGCCTCAATGTGGGCTGCGTTCCCTCGAAGTGTATGATTCGCTCTGCTCGGGCAGTTGCTGACTTGAAAGCGGCAGGACAGCATGGCATTCAGATACCAGAAAATCTGGAAGTTGATTTTGCTACCGTGATGGAGCGGTTGCGACGAGTGCGGGCCGAGATTAGCTACCATGATTCAGCTCAACGCTTTCAACAGCTAGGAGTTGATGTTTTCTATGGCACCGCTAAGTTTACCAGCTCCAATACAGCGGAAGTAGCAGGTCAAACGCTGCGGTTTAAACAAGCTGTGATTGCTACTGGGACTCGCGCCGTTGAGCCTGCGATCCCAGGATTGGCAGAAGCAGGCTACTTGACCAACGAAACTGTTTTTCGCTTAACTCAGCGTCCGCAACGGTTGGCAGTTGTCGGAGGTGGACCTATCGGTTGTGAGCTAGCCCAGGCATTTCAGCGGCTAGGGTCTGAAGTGGTGGTGTTGCACAAGAACGATCACCTCCTCGATCGCGAAGATGCAGATGCGGCTGAGATAATTCAACAAACTTTCATCAACGAAGGCATTCAATTATTGTTGTCAGCTCAAATTCAGCGAGTTGAAGTGAGCAGTGCAGGTAAAGTCATTTATTACGAGAGCAATGGCCAACCTGACTCAATCGTTGTAGATGAAATTTTGGTAGGGGCGGGCCGAGTTCCTAGAGTCGAAGGCTTAGATTTGGAACGGGTAGGCGTGAAGTATGACAAAACTCAAGGGGTGTGGGTGAATGACCGCCTACAAACCACCAATCCTCGCATTTATGCAGCGGGTGATATTTGTATGGATTGGAAGTTTACTCATGCTGCTGATGCGGCGGCTCGCATCGTGATTCAGAATGCTCTGTTTCTAGGACGCAAAAAACTGAGCTCGCTCACCATGCCTTGGGTGACTTATACCGATCCAGAGGTGGCTCATGTTGGTTTGTATGAGCCGCAGGCTGAAGCCCAAGGTATTAACCTAGATACTTACTTGGTTCCTTTAGAGGAAATCGATCGCGCGATCGTAGATGGAGAAACCGCTGGATTTGCCAAGATCCATGTCAAGCAAGGAACTGACAAAATTGTGGGTGCAACGATTGTGGCTCGCCATGCCGGGGAGATGATCAGTGAAGTAACCTTGGCGATGGTAGGAAATTTGGGATTGGGGGCGATCGCCAATACCATCCATCCTTATCCCACTCAAGCAGAAGTAATTCGCAAAGCTGCAGATGCCTACAACCGCGCCCGTCTAACTCCTACTATAAAAAAATTGTTCTCGACTTGGCTCGCTTGGCGGCGCTCATAA
- a CDS encoding TVP38/TMEM64 family protein → MSASLAIALEKIQNLGVWAPIAFICIYIFAALCLIPGSLLTLGAGVLFGVVFGSIYAFVGATLGAIAAFLVGRYLARGWVAQQIEGHAKFNAVDQAVAREGLKIVLLTRLSPAFPFVLLNYVFGITQVSLRDYGLGCLGMLPPTIMYVYIGSLLGDLATLATKTTGRSRSPAELIFYSVGLVATVVVTIYVTQVAQKALDGISEGGTDVSAKR, encoded by the coding sequence TTGTCAGCTTCATTGGCAATAGCTCTAGAGAAAATTCAGAATTTAGGTGTTTGGGCACCGATCGCCTTTATTTGCATTTATATTTTTGCAGCTCTGTGCTTGATTCCAGGCTCTTTACTCACGCTAGGAGCAGGGGTGTTATTTGGGGTCGTTTTTGGTTCCATCTATGCCTTTGTAGGAGCCACGTTGGGAGCGATCGCGGCTTTCCTAGTCGGCAGATATTTAGCGAGAGGATGGGTAGCTCAGCAGATTGAAGGTCATGCCAAATTTAACGCCGTAGATCAAGCAGTGGCACGGGAGGGGCTCAAAATTGTGCTGTTGACTCGACTCTCTCCTGCCTTCCCATTTGTATTGTTGAACTATGTTTTTGGCATTACGCAAGTCTCTCTTCGAGATTATGGATTGGGCTGCTTGGGCATGCTGCCACCCACTATTATGTATGTTTACATTGGATCCCTGTTGGGTGATTTGGCAACTTTAGCTACCAAAACTACAGGGCGATCGCGCTCCCCAGCGGAATTGATCTTCTACAGTGTGGGCTTAGTTGCCACTGTAGTTGTCACCATTTACGTCACTCAAGTTGCCCAAAAAGCTTTAGACGGAATTTCTGAAGGAGGAACTGATGTCTCAGCCAAGCGTTGA
- a CDS encoding SH3 domain-containing protein, whose product MLGHKQFKALSVAFSFTILTFSFSSQPAIAQLKVGSLSEIEGDITCGRGTGGTLAYAETKNYLVYICGAEDDPTAPRFYRSRTRNGGPGLNLEAVNYDPRQLRYFEFRNDDYTYILQIPTSRIPNPVLAVEFPNGKRVEERVTRYLARTDVSTPSQGVCSFITSNSVNIRSGPSTTYSVLTQLNRGRVVRALNRRGNWVKLAGVEDPTTERVRPINGWVSNAYINGCSEDQFDRWRR is encoded by the coding sequence ATGTTAGGTCATAAACAATTCAAGGCTTTATCAGTTGCATTCTCTTTTACAATTCTCACTTTTTCATTTTCTAGCCAGCCTGCGATCGCGCAACTAAAAGTTGGTAGTTTGAGCGAAATTGAAGGAGATATCACCTGTGGTCGTGGAACTGGTGGAACCCTAGCCTATGCAGAAACCAAAAACTATTTAGTTTACATTTGTGGTGCAGAGGATGATCCCACTGCTCCGCGCTTCTACCGTAGCCGTACGAGAAATGGTGGCCCAGGGTTGAACCTAGAAGCCGTTAATTATGATCCTCGGCAATTACGCTATTTCGAGTTTAGAAACGACGACTACACCTATATTTTGCAAATTCCCACCTCCCGAATTCCTAACCCCGTGCTAGCAGTTGAATTTCCCAATGGGAAACGGGTTGAAGAGAGAGTAACCAGATATTTAGCTCGAACTGACGTAAGTACCCCAAGTCAAGGAGTTTGCTCATTCATTACTAGTAATTCTGTCAATATTCGGAGTGGCCCTAGCACCACTTATTCCGTGCTGACCCAGCTCAATCGCGGTCGTGTAGTCAGGGCACTGAATCGGCGGGGCAACTGGGTCAAGCTGGCAGGAGTTGAAGACCCAACCACCGAACGGGTACGCCCGATCAATGGCTGGGTTTCCAATGCATATATCAACGGCTGTTCAGAAGATCAGTTTGACCGATGGCGGAGGTAG
- a CDS encoding NAD(P)-dependent oxidoreductase codes for MNGESERRSLNKWRNAVVTVGFIGTGLMGLPMAERLLAADLSVIVYNRTPEKLEPLQQAGAAIAQSPVEVLQQADCVLLMLTDAPAIQAVVLSPETRSALAGRTIIQMGTIAPTESCAIAVEVEAAGGSYLEAPVLGSIPEAQAGKLIIMVGSSPELFQRWLSLLQHLGPEPQLIGEVGSAAALKLALNQLIGSLTTAFALSLGFVMRQGVDVETFMNILRDSALYAPTFDKKLPRMVERNYTNPNFPTKHLLKDMNLFLGAAQLAGLNVSSLAGVQTILEIAQKMSLAEADYSALFSAVNPQE; via the coding sequence ATTAATGGGGAATCAGAACGACGATCGCTGAACAAGTGGAGGAATGCAGTGGTAACAGTCGGGTTTATTGGCACAGGCTTGATGGGTTTGCCGATGGCAGAGCGGCTGTTGGCTGCTGATCTGTCGGTCATTGTTTATAACCGTACTCCAGAGAAACTAGAGCCGTTACAACAGGCTGGAGCTGCGATCGCTCAGTCCCCAGTAGAGGTATTGCAACAAGCAGATTGTGTGTTGCTGATGTTGACAGATGCTCCTGCAATCCAGGCTGTGGTTTTATCACCAGAAACACGCTCAGCCTTGGCAGGACGTACCATCATTCAAATGGGCACGATCGCCCCGACGGAGAGTTGTGCGATCGCGGTAGAAGTTGAGGCGGCGGGAGGCAGCTATCTGGAAGCACCTGTGCTGGGCAGCATTCCAGAGGCGCAGGCAGGTAAATTGATCATCATGGTGGGAAGTTCACCAGAGCTGTTCCAACGTTGGCTGAGTCTCTTGCAACACCTAGGGCCAGAGCCGCAGTTGATCGGCGAGGTGGGAAGTGCAGCGGCTCTCAAGTTAGCGCTCAATCAATTAATTGGCTCGTTGACTACGGCTTTTGCCTTGAGTCTAGGCTTTGTGATGCGGCAAGGCGTGGATGTGGAAACTTTCATGAACATTTTGCGGGATAGTGCTTTGTACGCACCGACATTCGACAAGAAGTTACCCCGCATGGTGGAGCGTAATTACACCAATCCCAATTTCCCCACGAAGCATTTGCTGAAAGATATGAATTTGTTCTTAGGAGCAGCTCAGTTAGCAGGATTAAATGTAAGCAGTTTGGCAGGAGTCCAAACAATTTTAGAGATTGCTCAGAAGATGAGTTTAGCCGAAGCAGACTACTCAGCTTTATTCTCTGCGGTCAATCCTCAGGAGTAA
- a CDS encoding glycosyltransferase family 39 protein produces MLILLLAFNFLSTVLIFISLEPGQRLCLRDAFIKSSIIYGILIVVLTEALSFNHSLETSSVASFWSLLLALNTALVGLKFKRRSLQPLKLQNLNWRLSDCDNLISIFTVFSVLGLTLATALIAAPNNWDAMTYHLPRVMHWLQNQTVAYYPTNNIRQISLPPGTGYLVAQLQILARSDRFASCVQWLAFLGIIGGNSLIAEKLTQPAAKWLTMLVCASLPMAIMQATTPQTDLTLTYWLVCLVYFIFRTKDYKAHDYFWISASLGLSVLAKPTAFVFGFSLMVILLVRNLAYKNLKYPTTLKKVIIQFGLTALSFILISVASLGLSLPSYWRNYLLFDSWMGPEFGTRNEVLGVPQIPSNILKYLAINLPIPGFWQLIAFIHQSVLQVDVNDPRFNYSPTPLAEDVSQLPLALLKVLAPHEDYVGNPIHLLLIILGWIILIFGWKSLSRGTKSLDLLMLSIANLVSFLSFCLLLKWQIWGNRLLLPLFVLNVPLIAYCLHRIAPLKLRRAFLVLLAFMAILYALTPMRHPLLALPNRSDEQSASILTLSRSEAYFSGARKELQAPYRAAIALIQQHQCRSVGLALGGDDWEYPLWVLMDEQSSSSFQMKSVGVKNESRLAPPEFPDEQLCAVLSTIPTYQPQNLGAQNLAWQEQVISETPFVKVFVSNVEKQNSLS; encoded by the coding sequence ATGTTGATTTTGCTGCTTGCATTCAATTTTTTAAGCACAGTTCTTATTTTTATTTCTCTTGAGCCTGGTCAGCGTCTATGTTTAAGAGATGCATTCATTAAATCGTCTATCATTTACGGAATATTGATTGTAGTTTTGACTGAGGCTTTAAGCTTTAACCACTCTCTAGAAACTAGCTCTGTTGCCAGCTTTTGGAGCTTGCTTTTAGCTTTAAACACTGCATTGGTGGGTTTGAAGTTTAAGCGGCGATCGCTACAGCCGCTTAAACTTCAAAATCTAAATTGGCGATTGTCCGATTGTGATAACTTAATTTCTATTTTTACGGTGTTCAGTGTTCTTGGCCTTACATTAGCTACTGCTCTGATTGCGGCACCTAATAATTGGGATGCTATGACTTACCACTTACCACGAGTTATGCATTGGCTGCAAAATCAAACAGTTGCTTACTATCCAACCAATAACATACGTCAAATTTCTTTGCCTCCCGGGACAGGATACTTGGTTGCTCAACTACAAATATTAGCTCGTAGCGATCGCTTCGCTAGCTGTGTTCAATGGTTAGCATTTTTAGGAATTATAGGAGGTAATTCCCTGATTGCTGAGAAATTAACTCAGCCTGCTGCCAAATGGCTCACTATGTTGGTTTGTGCCAGTCTGCCAATGGCTATTATGCAGGCTACCACCCCCCAAACTGATTTAACTCTTACTTATTGGCTGGTTTGCTTGGTTTACTTTATTTTTAGAACAAAAGATTATAAAGCGCATGACTATTTTTGGATTTCTGCATCTTTGGGATTAAGTGTTCTGGCTAAGCCAACAGCCTTTGTGTTTGGTTTTTCTCTAATGGTTATTCTTCTGGTTCGCAACTTAGCTTATAAGAATTTAAAGTACCCTACTACGCTTAAAAAAGTAATTATCCAGTTTGGATTAACTGCTTTAAGCTTCATTTTAATTTCCGTAGCTAGCCTAGGCTTATCACTGCCTAGTTACTGGAGAAATTACTTGCTATTTGACAGCTGGATGGGGCCAGAGTTTGGAACTAGGAACGAGGTCTTAGGTGTGCCTCAAATTCCTTCTAATATCCTAAAATATTTAGCCATCAACTTGCCAATTCCAGGATTTTGGCAGTTAATTGCTTTCATTCATCAGAGCGTTTTGCAAGTTGATGTTAACGATCCAAGGTTTAACTATTCTCCTACTCCTCTAGCTGAGGATGTATCACAACTTCCTTTAGCATTGCTTAAAGTTCTAGCTCCGCATGAGGATTATGTTGGTAATCCTATCCATCTTCTGTTAATAATTTTAGGTTGGATTATCTTAATTTTTGGCTGGAAAAGCCTAAGTCGAGGCACCAAAAGTCTAGATTTATTGATGTTGTCGATTGCTAATTTAGTTAGTTTTTTAAGTTTCTGTTTGCTATTGAAATGGCAGATTTGGGGAAATCGCTTACTTTTACCTTTGTTTGTATTGAATGTTCCTTTAATTGCTTATTGTCTACATCGCATCGCACCCTTGAAGCTGCGTAGAGCATTCTTAGTACTTTTAGCATTCATGGCGATCCTATATGCCCTTACGCCTATGAGACATCCTCTCCTGGCTTTGCCTAATCGTTCCGATGAACAATCTGCTTCAATTCTGACTTTGTCACGTTCAGAAGCTTACTTCAGCGGAGCACGTAAGGAATTGCAAGCCCCCTACAGAGCAGCGATCGCCTTAATCCAGCAACATCAATGTCGTTCGGTTGGCTTGGCTTTAGGGGGTGATGACTGGGAATATCCCTTGTGGGTACTAATGGATGAGCAAAGCTCATCTAGCTTTCAAATGAAATCTGTTGGAGTCAAAAACGAGTCTCGTCTAGCGCCACCGGAGTTTCCAGACGAACAACTTTGTGCCGTGCTGTCTACTATTCCAACTTATCAACCCCAAAATTTAGGTGCTCAGAACTTAGCTTGGCAGGAGCAAGTCATTTCTGAAACTCCTTTTGTGAAAGTTTTTGTTTCAAATGTAGAGAAGCAAAATTCACTCAGTTGA